In the genome of Raphanus sativus cultivar WK10039 chromosome 4, ASM80110v3, whole genome shotgun sequence, one region contains:
- the LOC108853522 gene encoding zinc finger protein 10-like, whose amino-acid sequence MEKPGGFFTPKKSNKESSWEELAFAEDDAAGSLWPPRSYACSFCRREFRSAQALGGHMNVHRRDRARLKQSDDQYLFSKSSSSPEHPSHKNSETSCYTLVFNSKPNRFKSQHPRVIDLPSSPSSLLYLPPSRASSGLPQKQDTSSPSPFAIEPSSNSENILSSSPWSCPDTFVKRKRCDLYETPVIDGSKKRKIERDVPKNGDTANVNLENTTDLSLRMNLVIHEGYPITAQVSDEEIWRGDHSLKRRRMRESSSQPSIFVSSLSCKSAIITRKEEIKHKVDHFEDIDLELRLGADPPKGN is encoded by the coding sequence ATGGAGAAACCTGGTGGCTTCTTCACCCCCAAGAAAAGCAACAAAGAATCATCATGGGAAGAGCTAGCCTTCGCAGAAGACGATGCCGCCGGATCTTTATGGCCGCCAAGATCTTACGCGTGTAGCTTTTGCCGGAGAGAGTTTAGATCGGCTCAAGCCCTCGGTGGCCACATGAACGTTCACCGAAGAGACAGAGCACGGCTTAAGCAATCTGACGATCAATACTTATTCTCCAAGTCCTCTTCGTCTCCGGAGCATCCATCTCATAAAAATAGTGAAACCTCTTGCTATACTTTGGTTTTTAACTCCAAACCTAATCGTTTTAAGTCTCAACACCCCCGTGTTATTGatcttccatcttctccttcttctttattATATCTGCCACCTTCCAGGGCTTCTTCCGGTTTGCCTCAAAAGCAAGATacgtcttctccttctccttttgCTATAGAACCTTCCAGCAATTCTGAAAATATTCTCTCTTCTTCCCCATGGTCTTGCCCGGATACTTTTGTGAAGAGAAAGCGTTGTGATCTTTATGAAACTCCGGTTATAGACGGAAGCAAGAAGAGAAAGATCGAGAGAGATGTACCAAAGAACGGGGATACAGCAAATGTTAATCTTGAAAACACCACTGATCTCTCATTGAGAATGAATCTGGTGATCCACGAGGGTTATCCGATTACTGCTCAAGTGAGCGATGAAGAGATATGGAGGGGTGATCATAGCCTTAAGAGAAGACGAATGCGTGAGAGTTCATCGCAGCCGTCAATTTTCGTTTCAAGTTTATCTTGTAAGAGTGCCATAATTACAAGAAAGGAGGAGATCAAACATAAGGTTGATCACTTTGAGGATATAGATCTTGAGCTTAGGCTAGGGGCTGATCCACCAAAGGGAAATTGA
- the LOC108830254 gene encoding uncharacterized protein LOC108830254: protein MEGLLPFVYRAVMQIRYGDDSSLSSSYYVRLPGDSGRFERSDFEVSGLGSSSNMASSKTTTTTTTFAASTGVQTVQSPVHHRVVT, encoded by the coding sequence ATGGAGGGTCTACTCCCGTTTGTTTACAGAGCCGTCATGCAAATCCGTTATGGCGACGATTCGtcgctttcttcttcttactaCGTTCGTTTACCGGGTGATTCAGGCCGGTTCGAGAGATCCGATTTCGAAGTGTCGGGTCTTGGATCTTCTTCCAATATGGCGTCGTCAAAGACCACAACCACGACCACTACGTTTGCTGCTTCCACTGGAGTCCAGACTGTCCAGTCACCTGTTCATCATAGGGTCGTGACATGA